Within Vidua chalybeata isolate OUT-0048 chromosome 26, bVidCha1 merged haplotype, whole genome shotgun sequence, the genomic segment tgcaccaatttgCTGCATGGTATCTCCCATCGGGGGGAGATACATcgtgtctttttacttcttgggtACCAGCGGGGTGGAGTTTAgccatttgatcccagtctttctgggagggctggtacctaaacctgacacaatatgttgcctgagaggagcccaataggtccaattcttggggctcctgtggtgcaTATGGCAGAATCCTCGTCcactcatcccaggtgtccacaggattaggttttttttcctgcatatggaTAGTCGTTTGGCGACAGGGGGACTCCTACCAGGCACGTGGATAACGGATTGtccacacttcccatggccatacagaagttgtcctgcttcaaggacttcgccatatgttttctctcagctgtgggactatccagctcctgaccggtgacagccagatgatgacgatcaggagcatcagatgtttcagaggtgtcCTCAAGGCGGTAGTCATCCTCAGCGtcttgtgataaaagaaagcataacttgaatgataaattttcctcagtggtccctccccaacctcccccgtttttatttactaaataagcactaaataaaattagagaaaaggggtaaggattgagggaaaggggaggttaggggaaaggaaagggtacAGGGGGCGATGGGGTAATTGGGTACGTAGAGTTCAGCGGGGGAAAATATCTTCGGGTAATCATGACACGTGTGACGATATTGGGAGGAacggtctttcttctcctcctcttccaggcagtggaaactccGTCCAGCGATGAGGTGTTCTCGGTGCTTTGCACCAAGGACACgttgtcttgctgagctggcacctctacGAAGGGCTTGACATATTTCCCCGGAATCCATCTTGgtcctttatctgtagaaacacaggcataccctctcccccaggttattagagggaaagggccctggATAGCTTTGGATTCTGGGTCCTTTATCAAGACTGGTGGCCTCTCGGCGAGTTGCgctctggtgttattgtgaaaatggcggataataggagggtcaggctccctttctgagcagtttaaaaaattcaggacatacagggccttacataacctttcggctgggctcactgtaatgtccgggttatgttgttgttcaaggagcctttttagatttctgtggGCCCTCTCTATTATCGCCTGTCCTGTAGGATTGTGGGGAATTCCGGTGGTatgggaaattccccactgttGCGCAAACTCACCGAAGCGCTTTGACGCATAGCatgggccattatcagtttttatgtgaGATGGGACTCCCAACGTagagaatgccatgaaaagatgtttcatgGCATCCCTGGTTTTTTCGCCTGCATGgacggaggcaaacactgcgcCGGAAAACGTGTCAATAgagacatgtatgtatttcatccgACCAAACGGCTCGAAGTGTGTTACATCTGTCTGCCATATCTCTAGCGCTCCCAACCCTCGGGGATTTGTCCCCGaaatgagggaaggaagagcGAAAGACTGGCAGCTCGGGCAGGTAGAAACAATGGTTCTTGCCTGTGCTATCGAGATCTTAAACTGTCGCACTAGAGCCGGGGCATTCTGGTGGTAAAATGCACGGCTGAGCCGCGCTTGCCGGAGTATGTCTGGTAAGGTGGTTGAAGCggttgcagatatttgtgttgacaTGGCTAGGAGGTCCGCTTTCCGATTACCCTCAGTGATCTCTCCGGGTAAATCGGTGTGTGCCCTTACGTGCAtgatatgataaggttgctctctaTGGGAAAGTAgccaaatgagatcagagagtaaacggtataaatttgtgtttgaaacttctttgaggagggCACCTTCGGCCCTTTCTGCTAGCCCAGCGACATAGGCCGAATCAGTGACCACattcagaggctgttgaaattttttgaatgctctcacGACTGCGGCAAGTTCCGccatctggggggaaccctcaaccacttggacgtcagactcccacttctgactgtccgggtccttccaagtgatcaccgatttgtgggatctgcccgacccatcggtgaacaccgtgagagcacctggaattggtgttttgcttttaaacattctcggggccaaatgcaatgtatccttaaacaatttatgcttaGGATAGTGAACCGAAATTTGTCCGGGGAAGCTGTCCAGagcaatgagcaaattttcattagtttgcaacAACGAGTCCAATTGATCTAATCTAACAGGTAAGTAAATGCACtcagggtcacaccctgcgagggttcAGAGGCGGTGTCGtgccttcattattaaagtggCTAGCAATTCTGCAGGGGTCGTGATCGTCCTAGAGGGCTGGTGTGGTAGGAAGAGCCACTCTAAGATGACCAGGGGATCAGATGCTCTGTtatcccactggaagagaagtccatggaggtgGGGGCACTTACCCAACACCGCGAAGTTCACGGGAAGGGTCCGGACCACGCGGTGTGCCTGGCGAGacttcagagcaacagcaacCCGTTGCAGGGCTTCCCGCGCGGCAGGTGTCAGCTCGCGTGGTGAGGCGAGGTCTCCGTCGCCtcgaagcagacagaagagaggtgacagctcctcagtcgtcagtcccaggagggggcggatccaggtgatcgttccgcacagctgctgaaggtctcGCAGAGTCTTCGGATCCTTGTTGATGGTCAGTGTCTGTGGCGTCACTGTCCTTCCCGTGATGAGGAATCCGAGGTACCTCCATGGTGCTGAGAATTGGATCTTCTCTTCTGctatctggagccctgcagctttgatagcCTTAATAGTCTTGTCCAGTGTTGCCTTTAGGTATGTCGAGTCGGAAGCACAaactagcacatcatccatgtcatgcaggatgatggcctcagggaaaagccgacgcacaggtgataaaatctgcgctacaaaagtctgacagagcacaggggaatttttcatcccctgaggcagggatgtccaatgatatcttttaaaaggttcagccctattcaatgatggtacagaaaaggcgaacctgggagcatccccggggtagagcggaatgttaaaaaagcagtctttgatgtctatcactgcTAGCTGCCAGTCTCTGGGGAGCATAGAAGGTGACGGAAGGCCTGGTTGAATGGGACCCATATCTTCTATCACATCATTAACCCTtcgcaggtcttggagcaggcgccacctgtctgtgccaggttttctaattacaaagacagggctattccaagggctggtagaaggtgttaaatgcccaagtttcacctgctcctctactcatTTATGAAGCgcactcaatttttctgatggaaggggccactgatccacccagaccgctgtgttggttttccaggtcaggggtggggaagtgcgctctgcagtggcccacgctaaaaatcccacaaagggctagggatgtcgaggcGGGCTCCCCATTGGcataaaacatcccttcctaataatagtatgtttgaagagacaacaaaaggtcTCACCGTTGCCAATTGTCCTTCCGGACCTTCCACGCACACAAGATGCCTACTCCTCAGAGAGTGGACCGCTCCGCCCACACCGGAGATCCTGCCGCAAGGGGGCACAAGCTCCCAGTCGCTGGGCCACCTCACCTGGGGGATGATGGTCAcgtcagctcctgtgtctgccatgagccGCATCTGCACcgactttccctggaaagaaagtttggcatcaattaatggtctttctttacatacattttgggtgaagaaaacatgtctctctgtgtccggGTCATCGTGGGTGTCCAGTacgtaaagcaaagcaaaaggatcgcctttccttaaagtaaatggTGGGTGGTTACAAATGACGGAGACGgtgatctcctctcctggtggaaaacacactacctcaggtaagatggtgatttcatttGGCGTGTTGAAGGAGTCTTCTAAGATGAGCACGGTGGTGTCCCGACAGTCGTGGAGGGGgcccaggaacccagcaggaattctcgtcaggtcctcatcctggagagagatggtgacGCTGCTGCGGAGGACCTGATGATTGCCCTGATTTAGGGTACCTGTCCGGCGGAAGAGGCGGAGTCCGTCCTCGTGGCTGCGCTGAACTGCTGGACTTGGCCGCGCGGCCACTCGTCCTCCCTGATGGTcgggaggctgggatgctgagaagggccaCTTGGTGTCGTCGCGCGGCCCTTCCTCGCGCTTCGCCGCCAGTTTCCCGCTGGCTGGTACCCTTGTCGCTGTAGATGAAACTGGTGATCTTGATAAAATGGGTTCCTAGGATATGGTCTTGGGGGGGGCAAGATAGGTTGTTGAAtctgtggccagtggggacagttcacctggatgtgacccagctgaccacagttaaaacagcgcgtattttgtaagtttatcatggcctctcccacccctttgctgacagccagggccaccgtgtgctccattgacattgcctttgtgcaagcctccaccatctgagagatggtgggctcggggtcctgaggtagtgcacggagaatcttttttgtttccgaATTAGAGTTAGAAATGGCCATCTTTCATAGAAGCTCTGCACGAGCTTCTGCGTTGTCTATTTGTCTCTCAATGGCCTCTTTCAGTCtatcaacaaaagtaataaaagtctcctcaggcccttgcatgatagaagaaaagttttgcagGGGGGTCTTA encodes:
- the LOC128800050 gene encoding uncharacterized protein LOC128800050; the protein is MRPLGDSLEKTVETTPAQEPILSRSPVSSTATRVPASGKLAAKREEGPRDDTKWPFSASQPPDHQGGRVAARPSPAVQRSHEDGLRLFRRTGTLNQGNHQVLRSSVTISLQDEDLTRIPAGFLGPLHDCRDTTVLILEDSFNTPNEITILPEVVCFPPGEEITVSVICNHPPFTLRKGDPFALLYVLDTHDDPDTERHVFFTQNVCKERPLIDAKLSFQGKSVQMRLMADTGADVTIIPQTFVAQILSPVRRLFPEAIILHDMDDVLVCASDSTYLKATLDKTIKAIKAAGLQIAEEKIQFSAPWRYLGFLITGRTVTPQTLTINKDPKTLRDLQQLCGTITWIRPLLGLTTEELSPLFCLLRGDGDLASPRELTPAAREALQRVAVALKSRQAHRVVRTLPVNFAVLGKCPHLHGLLFQWDNRASDPLVILEWLFLPHQPSRTITTPAELLATLIMKARHRL